The stretch of DNA GTACGCCGAGCTGCGGGACCTGCCTCCAAGCGCTAAGCTTGTGCTTAAAGTGCTTGAGGAGGAGGGCGAGCTGGGCATAAGCGAAATCATCGACCTGACTGGTCTGCCGGAGAGGACGGTCAGGCACGCACTGGCCCTGCTCTCGTCCAGGGGCTTCATCGCTAAGCTGGAAGACCCTGTGAACCCGAAGAGGATTCTATATAGGGTCTCTCAAGCAGTTGCATAACCCCCCTTTCGGGGGCAAAATACTTTAGGTGCACCCCCTCTTTAGCTTAAGGATGGCGACTCTAACCGTTGACAGCATTACCGCATCCGTGGACTCGAGTGAGGTAGTGAGGGGCGTGAGCCTGACTATTCGAGGCGGCGAGAAAGCCCTACTTTTCGGCCCTAACGGGGCCGGGAAAACCACCCTGCTATGCGCGGTAGCCGGGCTCCCCCACGTGCGGGTGACCGGCGGCAGGGTGATCCTGGACGGGGAGGACGTGACGCCGCTCCCGGCCTACGAGAGGGCGCGCAGGGGTATTGTGCTAGCGTACCAAATCCCACCCGAGCTGACCGGTGTGAGCGTCTCCAGGCTCGCCGACCTTATTTCCAGGAGGGCTGGTACACAGGAGTTCGTGCAGCAGCTGGTGGAGATCCTGGAGATCGGGTACCTTCTCGGCAGGGACGCCTTCAGGGGGTTCAGCGGCGGTGAGCGGAAGCGGGTCGAGGTCTTCCTAACCGCCCTCATGCGGCCCCGGTTTGCCCTGCTCGACGAGCCTGACAGCGGGGTGGACGTCGACAGCGTAAAGCTGATAGCTCACGCCATCGACTTCCTCGTCGAGGAGTTCAACTCCGGCGTGCTGGTCGTCACGCACACCCGGCTGCTGGCGGAGCAGCTCGGGGGTCAGGCTACAGGCTACGTGCTGAGCGACGGCAGGTTGACCTGCACCGGGAGGGCGCTCGAAATACTCAAGAGGCTTGAGGAGAGGGGGTTCGATGGAGCGTGCTCTGATTGAGGACATCGTGAAGGCTCTGAGCAAGCCTTCCCCGCACGGCCCAGACCTGGACCTCGCAGCCTACAAGGTCGCGAAGCCGGAGCTAGGTGAAGGCGGGGGCGCGCTGGTGGAGGAGTCCATCCAGAGGAAGGTGGGAGTGCGGCCCGAGCAGCTGAGCTACCTCCAGGTTGGGGAGACGGTCCTGGCCAGGGTCATGTCCGAGAGGTTCAGGTCGATCGGCGTAGTGGTTGAGCCGCTCACCAGGGCGCTTAAGGAAAACAAGCTAGCTTCCAGCCTCTCCTGGAGGCTCGTGGATCCAGCCACGGACAAGTACACTGCGCACACCTACCTCTACGGAGGAGAAGCCGGGTACTTCGTCTACGTACCGCCGGGGGTCAAGGCTCCCTGGCCCGTGTACACCTGCCTGAGCCTGTTCACCGGCGGGGAGGAGGTTCAGCACGCCCACAACATCGTCTACGTCGATGAGGGCGCTGAGGTCGTCGTGACAACCGGGTGCCTGGTCCCGCACGGGAGCAGAGGGGGATTGCACATCGGGATCTCTGAGTTCTACGTAGCTAGGGGGGCTAAGCTGGTTTACACGATGCTGCACAGCTGGGGAGAGGGGACGCACGTGAGGCCCCGGACTGTCGTCAGGGTGGAAGAGGGGGGCCAGTACATCAGCTACTACGCTGTGTACAGCCCTGTTGCCTCCATACAGACTGAGCCTAAAGTCTACCTCGCTCGAGGGGCTCACGCTAAAATGATATCGGTTGTGTCGGGCACGGGAAGCGGCATCTACGACGTAGGGGGCGTGGCGGTACTTGAGGGCGAGGGCGCTAGCGCTGAGCTTGTTTCAAGGGTGCTTGCGAGCAGGGGGGCTAGGGTGTACTCCAGGGGGATGATCGAAGCCAGGTCGGGGAAGACGAAGGGCCACATTGAGTGCCTGGGTATCCTGATGGACAACGAGTCAAGCATAGAGGCGGTGCCTGTGCTCTCCTCCCGCGCGCAGGAGGTTGAGCTGACCCACGAGGCGGCCATAGGGATGATCGCCGGCGAGAAGATCGAGTACCTGATGTCCAAGGGGTTCAGCGAGGATGAGGCGCGGTCACTTTTACTCCGAGGCTTCCTGACTGCTGAGGCGTCCGGGATACCCGACGCTGTGAAGGCGGAGATAGACCGCGTCGTCGACTACATCGTCCGCCACGCTTTAGGATAACGAGGTTACACTTAAGTGTAACTTTGTTACATTGTTCCGTAACATTATTTTATTCAAATAAAACATTGTTGCACATAACAGCTTATCTCGCACAAGCACGTAATCTTCGTGAAGGATGAGGCGGGCGAGGCTACAGGAGAAGCTTGATGAGGGTGTTGTAGAGTGCGGTGTGTGTGAGAGAAGGTGCAAGGTTAAACCGTGGCGTACGGGAATATGCGGCAACTACCTGAACGTCGGCGGGGAGCTGTACCACCTTGGCTACGGCAGGTTGAGCGCCGTCGAGAGCAGGCCTATCGAGATAAAGCCTCTATTCCACTACTGGCCGAACAGCACCGCGCTGACGTTCTCAAACTGGGGCTGCAACTTCTACTGCCCGTGGTGCCAGAACCACCACATCAGCTTCAGGAAGCCGGACGAGCGCGACGAGGTTACGCCTCCCGAGAAGCTTCTCGAGTTGGCCGGCGTTAGGGGGGATGAGGGTTTCTCGGCTAGTTTCAACGAGCCTTCAACCAACTTCGACTACGTGGCGGACCTAGCGGAGCTGGCCGTGAAGCGGGGCTTCTACTTCATGATGGTGACGAACGGCTACCTTACCCTCTCGGCGCTCAAGCTGCTGATTGAGCTCGGGGTGGACGGGTGGAGCGTGGACCTGAAGGGGTGTCCCGGTATGAGCGTGCTCAGGGGTGTTGACCACGAGAAGGTCTTGAGGAACGCTCGCTACATCCTCGACAGCGGGGGGCACGTGGAGATGGTCTACCTCGTCGTGACCGGTGCGAACGACAGCGAGGAATGCATCGACTGGGTTCTCAGAAGGCACCTCGACGTGCTCGGGCCCAGCGTCCCGTTGCACATAAACAGGTATTTCCCCGCGCACGCCTGGCACAAGCCCCCTACGCCTATCGACAAGCTGATGGGCGCGAAGAGGAAATCTGAAAGCCTTGGGCTGGAGTTCGTGTACGTCGGCAACCTACACGAGCCCGAGCTCGAGTCAACATACTGCCCGAGGTGCCGGAGGCTTCTCGTGAGGCGCGAGAACTACAGGGTTACCTACTTCAAGCTGGACGTGGAGAGCGGGAAGTACAGGTGCCCGTACTGCGGCTACGAAATACCTATCCGAGGCTCGTACGTGCCCGGGAAGCCCGTGATCTGGCTGTGAATCCGAGTGTGATCTGAAGCACCAGCGATGCCGCAAGGAACAGAGCAATCCCCATGAGAGGGTCTAGCGACGTTGCCAAGGCAGAGCTGTAAAGAGGAGAGCCGGCGAAGTAGCCGAGAGCCCAGGCAAGGTTTGCCAGCCCTGCTCCCGTGGACTCCACCCCCTGCATGAGCTCCGCGACCTTAGCCTGCGACCTGCTCGCCGCCTGGGCGTTGACGAAGCCTAGGAGCAGCACGCCTAGAGCTGTAAACTTCAGCGGGGTGAAGGCTAGCGCCAGCGCGGCTAGGAGGAATGAGGCTGGCACGTAGTACTCCCGCGTTACTGCGCGGGGGTTCAGCCTGATGGCAACCTGCCCTAAAAGTCCTAAGAGGTAGTAGCCTGACACTATTAACCTAGAGTCACCTAGGCCTGCTATCTCAGCGATGACAGGCGAGTACACGATGATGAGGCTCTCGGTTAGCCCCACCGTCAGGGAGACTATGAGCGGAGGTAGGATTTGCAACGACGCTGGCGCGCGGATAACCGGCTTTTCAACCCTAGCTTGACGCTCGGATCTCAGCGGGAGGGTTAGAATGAAGGATATGAGGGCGCACAGGGAGTAAGCCAGGAAAGGCAACCTGGCTGAGATCAGCGCTATCTGGCTCGCCGCAATGGGCCCCAGCGAGAAACCCAGCGCGATGGCCGCGAAGACGCCGCTTATCCCGAGTAGCCGGCCCTCGCTTTTAGCCGCGAGGCCGAGGACACTGGTCCACACCATGGCTTCCAGCACGCCTTCAGCAGCCCTGGCAACGGCGAAGCCAGCTACTGATGTGGAAGTGAACAACGCCAAGCCTACAGCCACGTTGGAGAGAAAGGCTAAGGGGGCTACCCTGCCAGCGCCCAGCCTGTCCGCGAGCACGCCTGCAGGTATGTTGGAGACAAGGTACGCTAGCCCCCACACGGTAACCGCGAGGCTGACCTCAAGCTCATTGGAGCTGATCTGCCTGAGAACGATTGGGAGAGTGGAGACCGCCGAGCCGACGCCCAGCATGAACGTGAATGAAGCGGCAACGAGAAGCCTCTGAGCACTCATCGAGACACCCCTTCACCGCTCGGGGCCAGGTTAAAATGCTTTTATTCGGCTGGGTGATGATATTGATGTAGAAATTCTTATAAGGGATTCCCTAGCGCTGTGGCAACTCACGACATGCGCTTCGTGGCAGAGGTCGCCGAGAGAACAGTCCTCGTCGCGGAAGGCCAGATCCTACTCGATGGGCCCACCGAGAGGTGCTGTACGCGGTTGACGTTCTGAGAAAAGCAGCCATAAAGCCGCCTCAAATCGTTCAACCATCCCTCATCCTGAGGGACAAGGGGGTTCACCTGAACGCGATCACCCTCGACGAAGCCATTAAGGGAATTTCGGAGGTAATGAAAAGCAAGACACATTGAAATAGCCTCGCTGTTTTAAGAGAACGTGTCTAAGACCAGCCTGCTCTACATAGCCCTAAAGTTCGTAGAGAGAGACATGTTGTTCAAGAAGCTCATAGCCGCCTTGACCATACTGGCTATCGCGAGCGGCGTTGCTACGTTCATATCGCTCAGGATCCTCAGCGTCGGCAGCCGCACCGCGGCGCAGAGTATAGTAGAGCAAGTGCTTCCGGGTGAGGTCGTCGTCTACGGGCAGGGCCTCTACGACGTCTCCGAGAACGTTCTAGACGACTTCAAGAAGCTCCCGGGAGTTAAGGACGTGACGCCGGCGATCCTCGTTACAGGCTACATTGGAAGAAACGCTGTGTTCGTTCTAGGAGTCAGGCCGGAGGACCTAAAGAACGTAGTTTCACGCTTCGACGCGGGGACAGGTTTCAGCAGTCTATCGGGACCGTATGCCATCGCCGACATCGGCCTGGCGAAAAGGCTGAACCTGACCGTAGGGGACAAGGTTACCGTTAGGCCTCCGTACGGTGGCTTCTTCAAGCAGTACGAGGTCATCGGCATAGCGGAAGTCACGATGAAGATCGAGGAGATAGGCGCGGCAGGAGGCTACATCATCCTTCCGCTGCGCGAGGCTCAAAACCTACTCGGAAGGCCGGGCTACGTCAGCATGGCCGTCGTGAAGGTTGAAGACGGCGTGGATCCCGCTACCGTGAAGAACCTCATATCTATGGTCTACCCGGGCTCGAGGGTCATGCTAAGGGAGGAGGTCATAGGCATTGTCTTCAAGGTTATATCTCTCATAGAGGGCCTCCTGCTATCCACGACTCTGGTCGGGTTAGCTGTGGCAGTCTTCGGCACCACGAGCACGATAACCTCCACTGTCCGCGAGCACCAGAGGGAAATCGCGATCATGCGCACTCAGGGGGCTAGCAGGGCGAGCGTCGCTGCAATATTCATGCTGGAGGCGCTGATCTACGGCATCTCAGGGGGCCTTATAGGCCTGGCGTTCGGCGTCGCTGGCGCGCGCGTCGGCATCGAAATCGTTTCCTCCTACGGCTTCCTTGACCCTCCCCTGATACTTGAGGTCCCCACGCTCGTCCTTGGCGTGGCTCTCGCTACAGCGCTGAGCGTCCTAGCCTCAATCTACCCCGTCTGGCGAGCCACCTCGATAAGGCCTGTAGAGGTGTTGAAGAGTGAGTGAGGCTGCCCTGGAGCTTAAGGAGGTCAGGAAGGTGTTCAGGACCGCAACCGAGGAGATCGAGGTCCTGAAGGGGATCGACCTCACAGTCCTAGACGGCGAGCTCACCGTGATCATGGGGCCCTCTGGCAGCGGGAAGAGCACCCTCCTCTCCATAGCCGG from Infirmifilum sp. NZ encodes:
- a CDS encoding SufD family Fe-S cluster assembly protein, translated to MERALIEDIVKALSKPSPHGPDLDLAAYKVAKPELGEGGGALVEESIQRKVGVRPEQLSYLQVGETVLARVMSERFRSIGVVVEPLTRALKENKLASSLSWRLVDPATDKYTAHTYLYGGEAGYFVYVPPGVKAPWPVYTCLSLFTGGEEVQHAHNIVYVDEGAEVVVTTGCLVPHGSRGGLHIGISEFYVARGAKLVYTMLHSWGEGTHVRPRTVVRVEEGGQYISYYAVYSPVASIQTEPKVYLARGAHAKMISVVSGTGSGIYDVGGVAVLEGEGASAELVSRVLASRGARVYSRGMIEARSGKTKGHIECLGILMDNESSIEAVPVLSSRAQEVELTHEAAIGMIAGEKIEYLMSKGFSEDEARSLLLRGFLTAEASGIPDAVKAEIDRVVDYIVRHALG
- a CDS encoding radical SAM protein, which codes for MRRARLQEKLDEGVVECGVCERRCKVKPWRTGICGNYLNVGGELYHLGYGRLSAVESRPIEIKPLFHYWPNSTALTFSNWGCNFYCPWCQNHHISFRKPDERDEVTPPEKLLELAGVRGDEGFSASFNEPSTNFDYVADLAELAVKRGFYFMMVTNGYLTLSALKLLIELGVDGWSVDLKGCPGMSVLRGVDHEKVLRNARYILDSGGHVEMVYLVVTGANDSEECIDWVLRRHLDVLGPSVPLHINRYFPAHAWHKPPTPIDKLMGAKRKSESLGLEFVYVGNLHEPELESTYCPRCRRLLVRRENYRVTYFKLDVESGKYRCPYCGYEIPIRGSYVPGKPVIWL
- a CDS encoding ABC transporter permease, with amino-acid sequence MSKTSLLYIALKFVERDMLFKKLIAALTILAIASGVATFISLRILSVGSRTAAQSIVEQVLPGEVVVYGQGLYDVSENVLDDFKKLPGVKDVTPAILVTGYIGRNAVFVLGVRPEDLKNVVSRFDAGTGFSSLSGPYAIADIGLAKRLNLTVGDKVTVRPPYGGFFKQYEVIGIAEVTMKIEEIGAAGGYIILPLREAQNLLGRPGYVSMAVVKVEDGVDPATVKNLISMVYPGSRVMLREEVIGIVFKVISLIEGLLLSTTLVGLAVAVFGTTSTITSTVREHQREIAIMRTQGASRASVAAIFMLEALIYGISGGLIGLAFGVAGARVGIEIVSSYGFLDPPLILEVPTLVLGVALATALSVLASIYPVWRATSIRPVEVLKSE
- a CDS encoding ATP-binding cassette domain-containing protein; translation: MATLTVDSITASVDSSEVVRGVSLTIRGGEKALLFGPNGAGKTTLLCAVAGLPHVRVTGGRVILDGEDVTPLPAYERARRGIVLAYQIPPELTGVSVSRLADLISRRAGTQEFVQQLVEILEIGYLLGRDAFRGFSGGERKRVEVFLTALMRPRFALLDEPDSGVDVDSVKLIAHAIDFLVEEFNSGVLVVTHTRLLAEQLGGQATGYVLSDGRLTCTGRALEILKRLEERGFDGACSD
- a CDS encoding MFS transporter, whose amino-acid sequence is MSAQRLLVAASFTFMLGVGSAVSTLPIVLRQISSNELEVSLAVTVWGLAYLVSNIPAGVLADRLGAGRVAPLAFLSNVAVGLALFTSTSVAGFAVARAAEGVLEAMVWTSVLGLAAKSEGRLLGISGVFAAIALGFSLGPIAASQIALISARLPFLAYSLCALISFILTLPLRSERQARVEKPVIRAPASLQILPPLIVSLTVGLTESLIIVYSPVIAEIAGLGDSRLIVSGYYLLGLLGQVAIRLNPRAVTREYYVPASFLLAALALAFTPLKFTALGVLLLGFVNAQAASRSQAKVAELMQGVESTGAGLANLAWALGYFAGSPLYSSALATSLDPLMGIALFLAASLVLQITLGFTARSRASRARTSLG